From a single Calothrix sp. NIES-2098 genomic region:
- a CDS encoding TPR domain protein: MMPKFKLYTLTCLLSVVLLSESVGAKATFKQTQIAQQPTTTQQDVNRAAAAKLFDEGMALYKQGTAESLQQAIAKWQQALVLWQKVGDKKEEARTLVWLGYVYSALGEKQKALEFYNKALPLYRAVGDRSGEATTLNNIGYVYSALGEKQQALEFYNKALPLYRAVGDRSGEATTLNNIGAVYDDLGEKQQALAYYNKALPLYRAVGDRSGEATTLNNIGLVYDALGEKQQALAYYNKALPLYRAVGDKDGEGTTLNNIGLVYDALGEKQQALAYYNKALPLYRAVGDKDGEGTTLNNIGKVYSDLGENQKALEAYNSALPLRRAVGDRRGEAITLNNIGVVYDALGEKQKALEYYNNALSLRRAVGDRSGEATTLNNIGVVSSALEEKQKALEFYNKALPLYRAVGDRSGEATTLNNIGGVYDDLGEKQQALAYYNKVLPLRQAVGDRGGEAKTLVNIGKVYADLGEKPKALKYYNNALPLIRAVGDRDGEASTLGNIAHLERSRGNLQTARTNVEAAIKIIEELRTKIDSKELRTSYFATVQGYYKFYIDLLMELHKKEPSQGYAALALHYSERSRARSLIELLNEANAKILKGANPQLIAQERDLRQQIDAKDTLRRNLETSTNKNDLVTKAAIERLSKEIKNLLNQYQEVQAKIRASNPEYAKLTNPDPDKDILKLPQIQQQLDKDTLLLQYSLGEERSYLWAVTPTSMQVYTLPPRQEIEKLTERISQDLKSPIANDATIASSKKLSQIILAPVADQLPGKRLVIVADGVLQTIPFAALADINTQASSLPHPNPLLKGERGLERGSLYQPLMVNHEIVNLPSASTIAFQRQQLANRKPAPKALAILADPVYSATDKRVTGKPENTQLGSNLEIERSALERAARSLKRNGWDRLENTATEAKEILKLVPASSSLEALNFDANYNQATSSALNQFRILHFAAHGFVNQEQPQLSGIVLSLVDKKGNPISGYLRLGDLFNQDYPAELIVLSACETGLGKNVNGEGLVGLTRGLMYAGAARVVVSLWKVGDESTSVLMQEFYKQMLQQGKTPAQALRAAQSKLWQDGRSPDEWAGFTVQGEWR, encoded by the coding sequence ATGATGCCTAAATTTAAGCTTTACACTTTAACCTGCTTGCTGAGTGTTGTTTTATTATCCGAGTCAGTGGGAGCAAAAGCCACATTTAAACAAACGCAAATCGCCCAGCAGCCAACCACAACACAGCAAGATGTAAACCGCGCCGCAGCAGCAAAACTGTTTGATGAAGGGATGGCGCTTTACAAACAAGGTACAGCAGAATCACTGCAACAGGCGATCGCAAAATGGCAACAAGCGCTAGTATTGTGGCAGAAAGTAGGGGATAAAAAAGAAGAAGCCAGAACATTAGTATGGCTTGGCTATGTTTACTCCGCATTAGGGGAAAAGCAGAAGGCTTTGGAATTTTACAACAAAGCACTCCCACTATATCGGGCGGTGGGCGATCGCTCTGGGGAAGCTACTACCCTGAATAATATCGGCTATGTTTACTCCGCATTAGGGGAAAAGCAGCAGGCTTTGGAATTTTACAACAAAGCACTCCCACTATATCGGGCGGTGGGCGATCGCTCTGGGGAAGCTACTACCCTGAATAATATCGGCGCAGTTTACGACGATTTAGGGGAAAAGCAGCAGGCTTTGGCATATTACAACAAAGCACTCCCACTATATCGGGCGGTGGGCGATCGCTCTGGGGAAGCTACTACCCTGAATAATATCGGCTTAGTTTACGACGCATTAGGGGAAAAGCAGCAGGCTTTGGCATATTACAACAAAGCACTCCCACTATATCGGGCGGTGGGCGACAAAGATGGGGAGGGAACTACCCTGAATAATATCGGCTTAGTTTACGACGCATTAGGGGAAAAGCAGCAGGCTTTGGCATATTACAACAAAGCACTCCCACTATATCGGGCGGTGGGCGACAAAGATGGGGAGGGAACTACCCTGAATAATATCGGTAAAGTTTACTCCGATTTAGGAGAAAATCAAAAAGCTTTGGAGGCTTACAATAGTGCACTCCCATTGCGGCGTGCGGTAGGTGACAGGCGTGGGGAAGCTATTACCCTCAATAATATCGGCGTAGTTTACGACGCATTAGGGGAAAAGCAGAAGGCTTTGGAATATTACAACAATGCACTCTCATTGCGGCGTGCGGTGGGCGATCGCTCTGGGGAAGCTACTACCCTCAATAATATCGGCGTAGTTTCCTCCGCATTAGAGGAAAAGCAGAAGGCTTTGGAATTTTACAACAAAGCACTCCCACTATATCGGGCGGTGGGCGATCGCTCTGGGGAAGCTACTACCCTCAATAATATCGGCGGAGTTTACGACGATTTAGGGGAAAAGCAGCAGGCTTTGGCATATTACAACAAAGTACTCCCACTAAGACAGGCGGTGGGCGATAGGGGTGGCGAAGCTAAAACTCTGGTTAATATCGGGAAAGTTTACGCCGATTTAGGGGAAAAGCCGAAGGCTTTAAAATATTATAACAATGCACTCCCACTAATTCGGGCGGTTGGCGACAGGGATGGGGAAGCTTCTACTCTTGGTAACATCGCCCACCTAGAACGCAGTCGCGGAAATCTCCAAACAGCCCGCACCAATGTAGAAGCCGCTATCAAAATTATCGAAGAATTACGCACCAAAATTGACAGCAAAGAACTCCGCACTTCTTACTTCGCCACAGTTCAGGGTTATTACAAATTCTACATCGACTTGCTGATGGAACTGCACAAAAAAGAACCGTCCCAAGGATACGCTGCATTAGCCCTACACTACAGCGAACGCTCCCGCGCACGCAGCCTTATAGAGTTGTTAAATGAAGCTAACGCCAAAATTCTTAAAGGTGCAAACCCGCAATTAATAGCACAAGAACGGGATTTACGACAGCAAATTGATGCTAAAGATACGCTGCGGCGTAATTTAGAAACTTCAACCAATAAAAACGACCTTGTTACCAAAGCAGCTATTGAAAGACTGAGCAAAGAAATCAAAAATCTCCTCAACCAATACCAAGAAGTACAAGCAAAAATCCGTGCTAGTAACCCTGAGTATGCAAAATTGACAAACCCAGATCCAGACAAAGATATTCTCAAATTACCGCAAATTCAACAACAACTAGATAAAGACACGCTGCTATTGCAATATTCCTTGGGAGAAGAACGCAGTTACTTATGGGCTGTCACTCCCACATCAATGCAAGTTTACACACTCCCCCCACGCCAAGAAATAGAAAAACTTACCGAACGAATAAGCCAAGATTTAAAATCACCAATAGCTAATGACGCTACTATTGCTAGTTCCAAAAAACTTAGTCAAATTATCCTTGCACCTGTTGCTGATCAATTACCAGGAAAACGTTTAGTTATAGTTGCTGATGGTGTGTTGCAAACCATTCCCTTTGCAGCTTTAGCTGATATCAACACCCAAGCCTCATCCTTACCTCACCCTAACCCTCTCCTCAAAGGAGAGAGAGGTTTGGAGAGAGGTTCTCTATATCAACCACTGATGGTAAACCATGAAATTGTCAATTTACCCTCAGCTTCTACCATCGCTTTTCAACGCCAACAACTTGCTAACCGCAAACCCGCACCAAAAGCCTTAGCCATCCTTGCAGATCCAGTATATAGTGCTACCGATAAACGAGTTACAGGTAAACCCGAAAATACTCAACTCGGTTCAAATTTAGAAATCGAACGTTCAGCCCTAGAACGTGCAGCCAGAAGCCTCAAACGCAATGGTTGGGATAGGTTAGAAAACACCGCAACCGAAGCCAAAGAGATTTTAAAACTAGTACCAGCATCCAGCAGCTTAGAGGCTTTGAATTTTGATGCAAACTACAACCAAGCAACCAGCAGCGCTTTAAATCAATTCCGCATTCTCCATTTTGCTGCTCACGGTTTTGTCAATCAAGAACAGCCACAGCTATCCGGAATAGTACTGTCATTAGTTGATAAAAAAGGCAACCCCATCAGCGGCTATCTGCGCTTGGGAGATTTGTTTAACCAAGATTACCCAGCCGAGTTAATTGTCTTAAGCGCTTGCGAAACTGGACTTGGTAAGAACGTTAACGGTGAGGGATTAGTTGGGTTGACACGCGGTTTAATGTATGCAGGTGCTGCGCGGGTTGTGGTGTCGCTGTGGAAGGTTGGTGATGAAAGTACATCGGTATTGATGCAGGAATTTTACAAACAGATGTTGCAGCAAGGTAAAACTCCAGCCCAAGCTTTGCGTGCAGCTCAAAGCAAGTTATGGCAAGATGGGCGCAGTCCTGATGAATGGGCGGGTTTTACTGTGCAGGGTGAATGGCGGTAA
- a CDS encoding RDD domain-containing protein, which produces MNGKKAATIGILLLGMALFGVQPAGAKTSVNNSTENQATITQSSNYKIAQYSEANSPIYGTWKLTYSIDGVVYESVLIMNGYKGGLGTTFYDPNLRRTRVISQTMYLKSSAKGLILVGYNPTDYYTKQPARNYSPDNFLISLLPNGSLLVTTCDRAGRCSDVDLQALR; this is translated from the coding sequence ATGAATGGGAAAAAAGCCGCTACAATTGGAATTTTGTTACTTGGAATGGCATTATTTGGTGTACAGCCAGCAGGTGCAAAAACATCTGTAAATAATTCAACTGAGAATCAAGCAACTATTACTCAATCGTCGAATTATAAAATCGCTCAATACTCAGAAGCAAATTCTCCTATTTATGGAACCTGGAAGTTAACCTACAGTATTGATGGAGTTGTATATGAAAGTGTTTTAATTATGAATGGGTATAAAGGTGGACTAGGAACTACATTCTACGACCCTAACTTACGAAGAACTAGGGTAATCTCGCAAACTATGTATCTAAAATCTTCAGCTAAAGGATTAATTTTAGTTGGCTATAATCCCACCGATTACTATACCAAACAACCTGCCCGTAACTATTCTCCCGATAATTTCTTAATATCTCTTTTACCTAACGGTTCCTTACTAGTTACCACTTGTGATAGAGCCGGAAGATGCTCTGATGTTGATTTACAAGCATTAAGGTAA